The DNA segment CGGCGCACTCGGTTGCAGTTGCTGCTCGATCCCGTAGAGCCCGGCCGCCAGGCTGGCGGCAATGGCCAGGTAAGGGTTGGCGTCGGCGCCCGGCAGCCGGTTCTCCACCCGCCTCGCCACCGGCGCGCTGGCCGGGATGCGCAGTCCCGCCGCCCGGTTGTCGTGGGACCAGCAGGCATTGTTGGGCGAAGCATAGGGGTGGCAAAGGCGCTGGTAGGCGTTCACGTTGGGCGCGAAGAGCGCCGTGAAATCCGCCATGGCCGCCTGCTGGCCACCAATGAAATGAGCGAAGGCTGCCGTCGGTTCGTCATCGGCACCGCTGAAGATGTTCGCCCCCCCGTCGAGGGTCACCACGCTCTGGTGGATATGCATCGAACTGCCCGGTGTGTGCGCCAGTGGCTTGGCCATGCAGACCACCTGGATACCGTGCTTGAGTGCCACTTCCTTGAGCAGGTGCTTGAACAGGAAGGTCTGGTCCGCCAAGAGCAGTGGATCGCCATGGAGGAAATTGATCTCGAACTGGCTGACGCCCATCTCGTGCATGAAGGTATCCCGCGGCATGCCGAAGACCTCCATGGCGCGATAGACCTCCTCGAAGAACGGACGCAAGCCGTTGTTCGAGGACACACTGAACGCCGAAGCCCCGGCTTCGCGGCGACCATCCAGGCCGAGCGGCGGCAGGAAGGCCTCGGTCGGATCGGGGTTGGGAGCAAAGACGAAGAACTCCAGTTCGGTCGCCACCACCGGCTTCCAGCCGTGTTCGGCATAGCGCTCAACGACCTTGCGCAGCAGCCCCCTCGTGGACAGCCCGGAAGGACGGCCATCGAGCTCCTGGGCATCGCAGATCGCCAGAGCGCGCGGCCGCTCGCTCCAAGGCAGGCGATGGACCTGGCCCGGCTCGGCGACCAAGGCCAGGTCACCGTCGTCACTGCCGTAGAAACGGGCGGGTGGGTAACCGCCCATGATGCATTGCAGCAGCACACCCCGTGCCAACTGCAAACGGCGTCCGGAAAGGAAGCCCTCCCCTGTCATCACCTTGCCCCGCATCACCCCATTCAGGTCGGGGGTAACACACTCGATCTCTTCAACGCCAGCCAGACGCTCGGCGAGCGGGCTGCGGACTTTGGTCGTCATGGTTGCTGTCCTTGTGCACGACAGCCGCTCTGGATGGCGGCTTGTACAAAATACGCACCGGGCGTTCGGAATATCAAGCAGGCACCAGGACGATTTTTCCAGTCATAGAAAAGGGGGTGAAGCGCCAGGCGCTTCACCCCCTTTTTTCTTTCTTTACCGCAGACGGCTGGCGATGCCTCCTCAGGTCGCCAGGATGAAGTCGGTCTGATCGACGTTAGCGCTCGCCACCCCCACCAGGGTGATGCTGTCCGTGCCGATGCTCACCAAGGTGTTCGCCCCCTGCGCCGCGATGCTGACACTGGCCACGAAGGTCGCCGCGGTGATGCCCAGCCCGGAGATATCCAGCAGGTCCTGGCCGTTCAGCGGATCGGCATCGAAGCCTGCGGCGATCTGATCGAGGCCAAAGCCGGCCGCGCCGAACACGAACACATCGTTGCCCGTCCCGCCGTCCAGGCTGTCGTTGCCGGCGCCGCCTTCCAGGCGGTCATTCCCCGCTCCGCCACTCAGGCTGTCGTTGCCGACGCCGCCGACCAGCGCGTTGCCCAGGTCGTTGCCGATCAGCGTGGCATTGCCGATGCCGACATAGCTCAGGCTCTCCAGGTTGGCGCCGAGCGTGTAGTTGCTCGTCGCCAGCACCGTGTCGAGCCCACCCGTCGCAGTTTCCACGATAACGTCCGCCACGCTGTCGACCCGGTAGGTGTCGTTGCCGTTGCCACCCACCATGCGGTCATTGCCCAGTCCACCGTCCAGGGTGTCGGCGCCATCGCCACCATTCAGCGTGTCGTTGCCGGCACCACCGAACAGACTGTCGTCCCCGCTACCGCCGGTGATCACGTTGGCCTGGGCGTTGCCCGTACCGCTGAACGGCCCACTACCGATGAAGGTCAGGTTCTCCAGATTGACGTTGCTGTTCAGGGTGTAGCTGGCCAGGCTGGTCTGCACCAGGTCGGTGCCTCCCCCCACTCCCTCGACCACCGTGTCAGCGACATCGTCCACCACATAGGTGTCGTTGCCGAGACTGCCGTTCATCAAGTCGGCACCAGTCCCACCATCCAGCCGGTCGTTGCCGATACCACCGCCGAGCGAGTCGGTACCTGCGCCGCCCTGCAGGGTGTCGTCGCCATCGCCACCACTGAGTTGGTCATTGCCCTCCAGCCCACCGAGGATGTCGTTCCCCTCCAGGCCTCTGAGGAGGTCGTTGCCGATATCACCCTGCAGGTTGTTGTTCAGCACGTTACCCTGCAGGGTGCCACCGACGGCACGCTCCAGCCGGCCGTTCTCCACGTTGGCGAGCAGGGTGTAACTGGCCGCCGTCGAGATCACCAGGTCGGTGCCGCGGTTAACGCCTTCGACGGTGTTGTCGCCCACGGTATCCACCCGGTAGGTATCGTTACCCGCCCCCCCCACCAGGGTGTCGTTGCCGGCGCCGCCGTCCAGGGTGTCGTTGCCGGATCCGCCGGCGAGGACGTTGGCCTGGGCGTTGCCGGTGCCGCTAAAGTTGCCGGTGCCGCTGAAGGTCAGGTTTTCCACGTTGGCGACGGCCGCCATCGAGTAGCTACCCAGCGCGGTCCGCACCTCGTCGACGCCCTGACCAGCCAACTCGGTGACCCCATCACTGAGGTGATTGACGACATAGATATCGTTACCGACGCCCCCCGCCATGGTGTCGATACCAGTGCCGCCATCGAGCAGGTCGTTGCCGACGCCACCGATCAGGCTATCACTGCCATTGCCCCCGAACAGCCGGTCGTTGCCGCCCAGGCCGCTGAGCGTGTCATCGCCCACATCGCCCCTGAGGGTGTTGTCCAGGCCATTGCCGGTGCCCACGTAGTTGCCACTGCCGATGAAGGTCAGAATCTCGAAGTTGGCGAGGAGTTGATAGTTGAGCAGCGACGTCCGCACTTCGTCGGTACCGCCTCCCACGCCCTCGGCCACGGTGTCGCCGGCATCGACCAGGAAGACATCGTTGCCAATACCACCGCCCATGATGTCGCTGCCGGCCCCGCCATCCAGGATGTCGTTGCCGTCGCCGGCACTGAGGATGTCATTGCCGGCACCGCCCGTGAGCACGTTGGTGCCGACATTGCCCCTGAAGACATCGTTGAAGGCGCTGCCGACCAGGTTCTCCATGCCGCTCAGGGTGTCGCTACCGGCGCCGCCGGTGGCTTGCGCCGTGGCGATGCCGAGATCCACCGTGACTCCGGCGGTGGCCGAGGCATAGGTCGCGGTATCGATGCCGGCCCCGCCGATCAGGCTGTCATTGCCCGCCCCCCCTTCGAGGGTATCGTTGCCGGCGCCGCCAGTGAGGACGTTGTTCAGCCCGTTGCCGCTGCCGGTGAAATTACCAGTACCGGTGAAGGTCAGGTTCTCGACGTTGGCGCCCAGGCCGTGGTTCAGCAGGCTGGTGCGCACCGTGTCGGTGCCCTCGTTGAGGAGCTCGACCGCTACGTCATCGGCGTTGTCGACGATGTAGGTGTCGTTGCCGAGGCCGCCGGTCATCCGGTCGGGCCCCGCACCGCCATTCAGGGTGTCGTTGCCGGCCAGGCC comes from the Pseudomonas sp. TCU-HL1 genome and includes:
- a CDS encoding glutamine synthetase family protein; this encodes MTGEGFLSGRRLQLARGVLLQCIMGGYPPARFYGSDDGDLALVAEPGQVHRLPWSERPRALAICDAQELDGRPSGLSTRGLLRKVVERYAEHGWKPVVATELEFFVFAPNPDPTEAFLPPLGLDGRREAGASAFSVSSNNGLRPFFEEVYRAMEVFGMPRDTFMHEMGVSQFEINFLHGDPLLLADQTFLFKHLLKEVALKHGIQVVCMAKPLAHTPGSSMHIHQSVVTLDGGANIFSGADDEPTAAFAHFIGGQQAAMADFTALFAPNVNAYQRLCHPYASPNNACWSHDNRAAGLRIPASAPVARRVENRLPGADANPYLAIAASLAAGLYGIEQQLQPSAPIQGEFEAPDELLLPCTLHAAIERLKHSDLARELFGKEFIEGYIATKTMELSSFFDEITPWERRILAAQV